From Pseudomonas alcaligenes, a single genomic window includes:
- a CDS encoding methyl-accepting chemotaxis protein — translation MLSQLSVRTRLLLLALLPLLVLLGVIVLSLSNAGRINQSFESLFLDRMQPVSQIKAVSDAYAVSMVDALHKYRAGLLDESALRQTFGEARQRIDKSWNAYTATRLTAEEESRVTRAKPLMAAADRLAEELLGEAGETLRNEETVSFNRRLYSTFDPLSAELDGLVQLQLSEGEKLHQSAGEDYQGMKGSFITIGVVALVAVLVFGLLVSQSIIRPLQGLCEVIGKVQGSSDLTLRAASAGEDELATTAKAFNAMLEHFQRLIRHLGDSSIKLAAASEEMSAISTQVSEAASGQGQQTTMVATAVHEMSAAIQEVAQNALGMSHMAGDARREAQQGTVLVQANLQSIERLSQSVQQGAEVINRLHSQSDEIGSVLGVIRSIAEQTNLLALNAAIEAARAGEAGRGFAVVADEVRSLASNTQKATESIRGMIDALQEGAREAVSAMQRSREQAEASVSHARESGEVLAHIANAIDGIADGNVQISTATEEQTAVANEISQNITQLNDSIQEVINGAQQSAIASRDLAQLASGQQHQVEQFRA, via the coding sequence ATGCTGAGTCAATTGAGTGTGCGCACACGTCTGCTGTTGCTGGCGTTGTTGCCATTGCTGGTGCTGCTGGGCGTGATCGTGCTGTCACTGTCCAACGCCGGGCGAATCAACCAGAGTTTCGAAAGCCTGTTCCTCGATCGCATGCAGCCGGTCAGCCAGATCAAGGCGGTGTCCGATGCCTACGCGGTGAGCATGGTCGATGCCCTGCACAAGTACCGCGCCGGCCTGCTCGACGAGAGCGCCCTGCGCCAGACCTTCGGCGAGGCGCGCCAGCGCATCGACAAGTCTTGGAATGCCTACACCGCGACCCGCCTTACTGCCGAGGAAGAAAGCCGGGTGACCCGCGCCAAACCCTTGATGGCAGCGGCTGATCGGCTGGCTGAGGAACTGCTCGGCGAGGCCGGCGAGACTCTGCGCAACGAAGAGACGGTAAGCTTCAATCGCCGCCTGTACAGCACCTTCGACCCGCTCAGCGCCGAGCTGGACGGGCTGGTGCAGCTGCAGCTGAGCGAGGGCGAAAAGCTGCACCAGTCGGCCGGCGAGGACTACCAGGGGATGAAGGGCAGCTTCATCACCATCGGCGTGGTCGCTCTGGTTGCTGTGCTGGTGTTTGGTCTGTTGGTCAGCCAGTCGATCATCCGCCCACTGCAGGGGCTGTGTGAGGTGATCGGCAAGGTGCAGGGCAGCTCCGATCTGACCCTGCGCGCGGCGAGCGCCGGCGAAGATGAGCTGGCCACTACGGCGAAGGCATTCAACGCCATGCTCGAACATTTCCAGAGGTTGATTCGTCACCTCGGCGACTCGTCCATCAAGCTGGCCGCCGCCTCGGAAGAAATGAGCGCGATCAGCACCCAGGTCAGCGAGGCCGCTTCCGGTCAGGGCCAGCAGACCACCATGGTCGCCACCGCCGTGCACGAGATGAGCGCGGCAATTCAGGAGGTGGCGCAGAACGCCCTGGGCATGTCGCACATGGCCGGCGATGCGCGCCGCGAGGCGCAGCAGGGCACGGTGCTGGTGCAGGCCAACCTGCAGTCCATCGAACGTCTGTCGCAGTCGGTGCAGCAGGGGGCCGAGGTGATCAATCGCCTGCACAGCCAGAGCGACGAGATCGGCAGCGTGCTGGGGGTGATCCGCAGCATCGCCGAACAGACCAACCTGCTGGCGCTCAACGCTGCCATCGAGGCCGCGCGGGCTGGCGAGGCGGGCCGTGGTTTCGCCGTGGTGGCTGACGAGGTACGCAGCCTGGCGAGCAACACGCAGAAGGCCACCGAATCGATCCGCGGTATGATCGATGCCCTGCAGGAGGGCGCGCGCGAGGCGGTGAGCGCGATGCAGCGGTCGCGCGAGCAGGCTGAGGCCAGCGTCAGCCATGCCCGTGAGTCCGGCGAGGTGCTGGCGCATATCGCCAACGCCATCGACGGCATCGCCGACGGCAACGTGCAGATCTCCACCGCCACCGAGGAGCAGACTGCGGTGGCCAACGAGATCAGCCAGAACATCACCCAGCTCAACGACAGCATCCAGGAAGTCATCAACGGCGCGCAGCAGAGCGCTATCGCCAGCCGTGACCTGGCCCAGCTGGCCAGTGGGCAGCAGCATCAGGTGGAGCAGTTCCGCGCCTGA
- a CDS encoding LysR family transcriptional regulator yields MNILTFDLNLLRVLDALLRERNVSRAAERLALSQPAVSNALSRLRDQLGDPLLVRVGRSMQPTPRALALEGPIRDALQHIEQSLSEGAPFDPASSRQRFRIAVTDYVELILMPRLLRLLSEKAPGLRIDIQHLSPTLPAEALDKGELDLVLGRFESVPPRFRSQRWLSETLQLAAHREHAQLGAGLDLDSFLKLRHLWVHGGQTRGMVEQWLGERGLSREIVYTTPNYLQAAHIVASSELVAVLPTRLARYFASLLPLQLHELPFELGPFHLDVVSLGLRQCDAALQWLIEQIMVLGES; encoded by the coding sequence GTGAATATATTGACCTTCGACCTCAACCTGCTGCGCGTGCTCGATGCTCTGCTGCGCGAGCGCAATGTGTCGCGTGCCGCCGAGCGCCTGGCGTTGAGCCAGCCGGCGGTGAGCAACGCCCTCAGTCGCCTGCGCGACCAGCTCGGCGACCCGCTGCTGGTGCGCGTCGGCCGCAGCATGCAGCCGACCCCGCGCGCCCTGGCCCTGGAAGGGCCGATCCGTGATGCCCTGCAGCACATCGAACAGAGCCTGAGCGAAGGCGCACCCTTCGATCCGGCCAGCAGCCGCCAGCGTTTTCGCATCGCCGTCACCGACTATGTCGAGCTGATCCTCATGCCGCGCCTGCTGCGCCTGCTCAGCGAGAAGGCGCCGGGGCTGCGCATCGACATCCAGCACCTCAGCCCGACCCTGCCGGCCGAGGCCCTGGACAAGGGCGAGCTGGATCTGGTGCTGGGCCGCTTCGAATCGGTGCCGCCGCGCTTTCGCAGCCAGCGCTGGCTTAGCGAGACCCTGCAGCTGGCCGCCCACCGTGAGCACGCCCAGCTCGGCGCGGGGCTCGATCTCGACAGCTTCCTCAAGCTGCGTCATCTGTGGGTGCACGGCGGGCAGACGCGCGGCATGGTCGAGCAATGGCTGGGTGAGCGCGGGCTGAGCCGCGAGATCGTCTACACCACGCCCAACTACCTGCAGGCTGCGCACATAGTCGCCAGCAGCGAACTGGTGGCGGTGCTGCCGACCCGCCTGGCGCGTTACTTCGCCAGCCTGCTGCCGCTGCAGCTGCACGAGCTGCCCTTCGAACTGGGGCCGTTCCACCTCGACGTGGTCAGCCTCGGCCTGCGCCAGTGCGATGCGGCGCTGCAGTGGCTGATCGAACAGATAATGGTGCTCGGTGAAAGCTGA
- the upp gene encoding uracil phosphoribosyltransferase — MPIREIRHPLIRHKIGLMRRADISTKNFRELAQEVGALLTYEATNDLPLENTEIQGWAGPVQVEKIAGKKITVVPILRAGIGMLDGVLSLIPGAKVSAVGIARNEETLQAHTYLEKLAPEIDERLALIVDPMLATGGSLVATIDLLKRAGCKEIRAMVLVAAPEGVKAVQDAHPDVMIYTASIDQRLNEHGYIIPGLGDAGDKIFGTKQKDA; from the coding sequence ATGCCTATCCGTGAGATCCGCCACCCGCTGATCCGCCACAAGATCGGTCTGATGCGCCGCGCCGACATCAGCACCAAGAACTTCCGCGAACTGGCCCAGGAGGTCGGCGCCCTGCTGACCTACGAGGCAACCAACGACCTGCCGCTGGAAAACACCGAGATCCAGGGCTGGGCCGGGCCGGTGCAGGTGGAGAAGATCGCCGGCAAGAAGATCACCGTGGTACCGATCCTGCGCGCCGGCATCGGCATGCTCGACGGCGTACTCAGCCTGATCCCGGGCGCCAAGGTCAGCGCCGTGGGCATCGCCCGCAACGAGGAGACCCTGCAGGCGCACACCTACCTGGAAAAGCTGGCCCCGGAAATCGACGAGCGCCTGGCGCTGATCGTCGACCCGATGCTGGCCACCGGCGGCTCCCTGGTCGCCACCATCGACCTGCTCAAGCGCGCCGGCTGCAAGGAAATCCGCGCCATGGTGCTGGTCGCCGCCCCGGAAGGTGTCAAGGCCGTGCAGGACGCCCACCCGGACGTGATGATCTACACCGCCTCCATCGACCAGCGCCTCAACGAGCACGGCTACATCATTCCCGGCCTCGGCGATGCCGGCGACAAGATCTTCGGCACCAAGCAGAAGGACGCCTGA
- a CDS encoding hypoxanthine-guanine phosphoribosyltransferase yields MSADLAHIRQVMAEADCLYTDAQVEAAIDQVAEAINGELAERNPVVFCVMNGGLIFAGKLLPKLGFPLELSYLHATRYRSETTGGELFWKAKPEVSFIDREVLIIDDILDEGHTLSAIIEFCKHAGATAVHTAVLIDKQHDRKARPDLKADYVGLPCEDRFIFGYGMDYKGYWRNAAGIFAVKGL; encoded by the coding sequence ATGTCCGCCGACCTCGCCCACATCCGCCAAGTCATGGCCGAAGCCGATTGCCTGTACACCGACGCCCAGGTCGAAGCGGCCATCGACCAGGTGGCCGAGGCGATCAACGGCGAGCTGGCCGAGCGCAATCCGGTGGTGTTCTGCGTGATGAACGGCGGCCTGATCTTCGCCGGCAAACTGCTGCCCAAGCTGGGCTTCCCGCTGGAACTGTCGTACCTGCACGCCACCCGCTACCGCAGCGAAACCACCGGTGGCGAGCTGTTCTGGAAGGCCAAGCCGGAAGTGTCGTTCATCGACCGCGAAGTACTGATCATCGACGACATCCTCGACGAGGGGCACACCCTGTCGGCCATCATCGAGTTCTGCAAGCACGCCGGCGCCACCGCCGTGCACACCGCGGTGCTGATCGACAAGCAGCACGACCGCAAGGCGCGCCCGGATCTCAAGGCCGACTACGTTGGCCTGCCGTGCGAAGACCGCTTCATCTTCGGCTATGGCATGGACTACAAGGGCTACTGGCGCAACGCTGCCGGCATCTTCGCCGTCAAAGGCCTGTAA
- a CDS encoding SMP-30/gluconolactonase/LRE family protein: MRKLLLILLLAGLAYLLLWPTRLQPVAWQPQAVPAATGTWAPNQRLDGAQLEQSGLSGPDTVVVDGEGRRYSGIGDGRIVRWRSGEPAQTFVQLAGRPVGLNFGPDGSLYAADEANAQVWRISPQGQAEILVKSSAQQHFTFLNDVFIARDGRLFFTEASSRWGLADNKLALLEHGGDGKVFVRYPDGRIELLLDGLEFANGVVLSPDESYLLVAETGAYRVTRLWLTGARAGQREVLVDNLPAFPGDLSIAPDGTYWCSFFSPRKAVLDALASWPQARKIASRLPRALLTKPVTYPHVFRFDGQGRVLESLQASAGAGLPSFSSVVQSGGELLLGSPGGVGEIDAERVYRVRLSPH, from the coding sequence ATGCGCAAACTGCTGCTGATTCTCCTGCTCGCCGGCCTGGCTTACCTGCTGCTGTGGCCGACCCGCCTGCAACCCGTGGCCTGGCAGCCGCAGGCGGTGCCCGCGGCAACCGGCACCTGGGCGCCCAACCAGCGCCTGGATGGCGCGCAGCTGGAGCAGTCCGGCCTGTCCGGGCCGGATACCGTGGTGGTGGATGGCGAGGGCCGTCGCTACAGCGGCATCGGCGACGGGCGCATCGTGCGCTGGCGCTCCGGTGAGCCGGCGCAGACCTTTGTGCAGCTGGCTGGTCGCCCGGTGGGTTTGAACTTCGGCCCGGACGGCAGCCTGTACGCAGCCGACGAGGCCAATGCGCAGGTCTGGCGTATCAGCCCGCAGGGCCAGGCCGAGATCCTGGTGAAGAGTTCGGCGCAGCAGCACTTCACCTTCCTCAACGATGTCTTCATCGCCCGTGATGGCCGCCTGTTCTTCACCGAGGCGTCCAGCCGCTGGGGCCTGGCCGACAACAAGCTGGCCCTGCTCGAGCACGGCGGCGACGGCAAGGTGTTCGTGCGCTACCCGGACGGACGCATCGAGCTGCTGCTCGATGGCCTGGAGTTCGCCAACGGCGTAGTGCTCAGCCCGGACGAGTCCTACCTGCTGGTGGCGGAAACCGGCGCCTACCGGGTTACCCGCCTGTGGCTGACAGGCGCGCGAGCCGGCCAGCGCGAGGTGCTGGTGGATAACCTGCCGGCCTTTCCCGGCGACCTGTCGATTGCCCCGGATGGCACTTATTGGTGCTCGTTCTTCTCGCCGCGCAAAGCGGTTCTGGATGCGCTGGCGTCCTGGCCGCAGGCGCGCAAGATCGCCTCGCGCCTGCCGCGCGCGCTGCTGACCAAGCCGGTGACCTATCCCCATGTGTTCCGCTTCGACGGCCAGGGCCGCGTGCTGGAAAGCCTGCAGGCCTCGGCCGGGGCCGGGCTGCCGAGTTTCAGCAGCGTGGTGCAGAGCGGCGGCGAGCTGCTACTGGGCTCGCCGGGCGGGGTGGGCGAGATCGATGCCGAGCGGGTTTATCGCGTTCGCCTGAGCCCGCACTAA
- a CDS encoding ATP-dependent DNA helicase RecQ, protein MLDTLARVFGFTQLRPGQQRVVEAVLAGRSAAAIFPTGSGKSLCYQLPALHLPHLTLVVSPLLALMQDQLAFLHARGISAASIDSAQSREQAAETMAKAKSGELKILMISVERLKNERFRHFISQVPISLLVVDEAHCISEWGHNFRPDYLKLPDYQRQFGIPQVLLLTATATPPVIADMQKKFAIAADDVVTTGFYRPNLNLLVEPVAGRDKQRRLVEWLGAKAGEPSIVYVTQQKTAEQVAEQLSQRSIAASAYHAGMPHEAREAIQRQFMDGRINCIVATIAFGMGIDKADIRNVVHFDLPKSTENYSQEIGRAGRDGQPSDCLVLANRDSLNVLENFVYGDTPELAGIRCVLDELLAASQDGQWELMLNQLSEQSNIRQLPLKTLLVQLELRGIIAPRYAYFAEYRFKYLVEPEVLLSKFEGERRQFVEAIVASSSRARTWCTVDFDALYSQHQAERARVVKALDFFQERGWIELESKQMTEVYALLDPGFDPQQLSAELHGYFKQQEASEIARIQAMLKLFASDHCLSQRLAAYFGDANAPQQCGHCSVCSGRVAQLPPPPALAPLTGQDFPALSGAFVARHREAKGEPPSSECLTRFLCGISVPLLTKLKARQIPGFAKLEDYPYAEVRSWIEQLG, encoded by the coding sequence ATGCTCGACACCCTCGCCCGCGTCTTCGGTTTCACCCAGCTGCGCCCCGGCCAGCAACGCGTGGTCGAGGCCGTGCTGGCCGGCCGTTCGGCGGCAGCGATCTTCCCCACCGGCTCGGGCAAGTCGCTGTGCTACCAGCTGCCGGCCCTGCACCTGCCGCACCTGACCCTGGTGGTGTCGCCGCTGCTGGCGCTGATGCAGGATCAGCTGGCCTTCCTGCATGCACGTGGCATCAGCGCGGCGAGCATCGATTCGGCGCAGAGCCGCGAGCAGGCCGCCGAGACCATGGCCAAGGCCAAATCCGGCGAGCTGAAGATCCTGATGATCTCGGTGGAACGCCTGAAGAACGAGCGCTTCCGCCATTTCATCAGCCAGGTGCCGATCTCCCTGCTGGTGGTCGACGAGGCGCACTGCATCTCCGAGTGGGGCCACAACTTCCGCCCGGACTACCTCAAGCTGCCCGACTACCAGCGCCAGTTCGGCATTCCCCAGGTGCTGCTGCTCACCGCCACGGCCACCCCGCCGGTGATCGCCGACATGCAGAAGAAGTTCGCCATCGCCGCGGATGATGTGGTCACCACCGGCTTCTACCGGCCCAACCTCAACCTGCTGGTGGAGCCAGTGGCTGGGCGCGACAAGCAGCGCCGCCTGGTCGAATGGCTGGGCGCCAAGGCCGGTGAGCCAAGCATCGTCTATGTCACCCAGCAGAAGACCGCCGAGCAGGTGGCCGAGCAGCTCAGTCAGCGCAGCATCGCCGCCAGCGCCTACCACGCCGGCATGCCGCATGAGGCCCGCGAGGCGATCCAGCGCCAGTTCATGGACGGGCGGATCAACTGCATCGTGGCCACCATCGCCTTCGGCATGGGCATCGACAAGGCCGATATCCGCAACGTGGTGCACTTCGACCTGCCCAAATCCACCGAGAACTACAGCCAGGAAATCGGCCGCGCCGGGCGCGACGGCCAGCCGTCCGACTGTCTGGTGCTGGCCAACCGCGACAGCCTCAACGTGCTGGAGAACTTCGTCTATGGCGACACCCCGGAACTGGCCGGCATTCGTTGCGTGCTGGATGAGCTGCTCGCTGCCAGCCAGGACGGCCAGTGGGAGCTGATGCTCAACCAGCTCTCCGAGCAGAGCAATATTCGCCAGCTGCCGCTGAAGACCCTGCTGGTGCAACTCGAGCTCAGGGGCATCATCGCCCCGCGCTACGCCTACTTCGCCGAGTATCGCTTCAAGTACCTGGTCGAGCCGGAGGTGCTGCTCAGCAAGTTCGAGGGCGAACGCCGGCAATTCGTCGAGGCCATAGTCGCCAGCTCCAGCCGCGCACGCACCTGGTGCACGGTGGATTTCGACGCCCTGTACAGCCAGCACCAGGCCGAGCGCGCGCGGGTAGTCAAGGCCCTGGACTTCTTCCAGGAGCGCGGCTGGATCGAGCTGGAAAGCAAGCAGATGACCGAGGTCTACGCCCTGCTCGATCCCGGCTTCGATCCACAACAGCTGAGCGCGGAACTGCACGGCTACTTCAAGCAGCAGGAAGCCAGCGAGATCGCGCGCATCCAGGCCATGCTCAAACTGTTCGCCAGCGACCACTGCCTGAGCCAGCGCCTGGCCGCCTACTTCGGCGACGCCAATGCGCCACAGCAGTGCGGGCACTGCTCGGTATGCAGTGGCCGGGTCGCCCAGCTGCCGCCGCCCCCGGCCCTGGCGCCACTGACCGGGCAGGATTTCCCGGCGCTGAGCGGCGCCTTCGTGGCCCGCCACCGCGAAGCCAAGGGCGAGCCCCCCAGCAGCGAATGCCTGACGCGCTTTCTCTGCGGCATCAGCGTGCCGCTGCTGACCAAGCTCAAGGCGCGGCAGATTCCTGGGTTTGCGAAACTGGAGGACTACCCCTACGCCGAGGTGCGTAGCTGGATCGAACAACTGGGTTGA
- a CDS encoding uracil-xanthine permease family protein yields the protein MQDEFKDPLWRQMLSGAQMLFVAFGALVLMPLITGMDPNVALFTAGIGTLLFQLATGRQVPVFLASSFAFIAPIIAAKGEFGLPAVLGGVVAAGFVYTFLGLAVKLKGPGFIDRILPPVVIGPVVISIGLALSPVAVNMAMGKTGDGAAELVPYQTAMFISMAALVTTVLVAVLGRGLFRLVPILSGIAVGCSLSAFFGVIDTAAIAAAPWLALPHFVAPEFHLGAILYMVPVALAPAIEHIGGVIAVGTVTGKDFVRKPGLHRTLLGDGLATSAAGLFGGPPNTTYAEVTGAVMLTKSFNPKVMTWAAVFAILLAFVGKFGAALQAIPVPVMGGILCLLFGSIAVVGLNTLIRHQVDLSEARNLVIVSVTLVFGIGGMVIGGKSFALSGISLCAISALALNLLLPGGTAWHKHPPLDPEI from the coding sequence ATGCAGGATGAATTCAAGGATCCGCTCTGGCGGCAGATGCTGTCCGGCGCGCAGATGCTGTTCGTCGCCTTCGGCGCCCTGGTACTGATGCCGCTGATCACCGGCATGGATCCCAACGTGGCGTTGTTCACCGCCGGCATCGGCACCCTGCTGTTCCAGCTGGCCACCGGGCGCCAGGTGCCGGTGTTTCTCGCCTCCAGCTTCGCCTTCATCGCCCCGATCATCGCCGCCAAGGGCGAGTTCGGCCTGCCGGCGGTACTCGGCGGCGTGGTCGCCGCGGGCTTCGTCTACACCTTCCTCGGCCTGGCGGTGAAGCTCAAGGGTCCGGGTTTCATCGACCGCATCCTGCCGCCGGTGGTGATCGGCCCGGTGGTCATCTCCATCGGCCTGGCCCTGTCGCCGGTGGCGGTGAACATGGCCATGGGCAAGACCGGTGATGGTGCCGCCGAGCTGGTGCCCTACCAGACCGCCATGTTCATCTCCATGGCCGCCCTGGTCACCACAGTGCTGGTGGCTGTGCTCGGCCGCGGCCTGTTCCGTCTGGTGCCGATCCTCTCCGGCATCGCCGTCGGCTGCAGCCTCTCGGCCTTCTTCGGGGTGATCGACACCGCCGCCATCGCCGCCGCGCCCTGGCTGGCCCTGCCCCACTTCGTCGCGCCCGAATTCCACCTCGGCGCCATCCTGTACATGGTGCCGGTGGCGCTGGCTCCGGCCATCGAGCACATCGGCGGGGTGATCGCCGTCGGCACCGTCACCGGCAAGGACTTCGTGCGCAAGCCGGGCCTGCACCGCACCCTGCTCGGCGACGGCCTGGCCACCTCGGCCGCCGGCCTGTTCGGCGGCCCGCCCAACACCACCTACGCCGAAGTGACCGGCGCGGTGATGCTGACCAAGAGCTTCAACCCCAAGGTGATGACCTGGGCCGCGGTCTTCGCCATCCTGCTGGCCTTCGTCGGCAAGTTCGGCGCGGCGCTGCAGGCCATCCCGGTACCGGTGATGGGCGGCATCCTCTGCCTGCTGTTCGGCTCCATCGCGGTGGTCGGCCTGAACACCCTGATCCGCCACCAGGTCGACCTGTCCGAGGCACGCAACCTGGTGATCGTCTCGGTGACCCTGGTGTTCGGCATCGGCGGCATGGTCATCGGTGGCAAGTCCTTCGCCCTCTCCGGCATCTCCCTGTGCGCCATCAGTGCCCTGGCGCTGAATCTGCTGCTACCCGGTGGCACGGCCTGGCACAAGCACCCGCCGCTGGATCCGGAGATTTGA
- a CDS encoding DUF3313 domain-containing protein produces MKRYALCTLGLSLGLLLAACSSQTTKPEQYSGFLGDYSQLQPATSASGVPVMRWVKPGLNLQDYPSILVEKPIFYPKPQPGEQVSQKALDDIAIYLQQAMKRELAGRARIVNQADQDTLVLRTAITAVDVSAEGLKPYEVIPIALVVAAASTAAGTRDRSSEIYVEMEGLDARTSQPVLKVVRKGHGLDLENQSTQLTVNDLRPALESWAKDARNFRP; encoded by the coding sequence ATGAAACGCTACGCACTTTGCACCCTGGGCCTGAGCCTCGGCTTGCTGTTGGCCGCCTGCTCCAGCCAGACAACCAAGCCCGAGCAGTATTCGGGCTTCCTTGGCGACTACTCGCAACTGCAGCCGGCGACCTCGGCCAGCGGCGTGCCAGTCATGCGTTGGGTGAAACCGGGCCTGAACCTGCAGGACTACCCTTCGATTCTGGTGGAAAAGCCGATCTTCTATCCCAAGCCGCAACCCGGCGAGCAGGTCAGCCAGAAGGCCCTCGACGATATCGCCATCTACCTGCAGCAGGCCATGAAGCGTGAACTGGCCGGCCGCGCGCGCATCGTCAACCAGGCCGACCAGGACACCCTGGTGCTGCGTACCGCCATCACCGCGGTGGACGTGTCGGCAGAGGGTCTCAAACCTTACGAGGTGATCCCGATTGCCCTGGTCGTTGCCGCCGCCAGCACCGCAGCTGGTACCCGCGACCGCAGCAGCGAGATCTACGTGGAGATGGAGGGGCTCGATGCCCGCACCAGCCAGCCGGTATTGAAAGTGGTACGCAAGGGCCATGGCCTCGATCTGGAAAACCAGAGCACCCAGCTGACCGTGAACGACCTGCGTCCTGCCCTGGAGTCCTGGGCCAAGGATGCGCGCAACTTCCGCCCCTGA
- a CDS encoding 3-hydroxyacyl-CoA dehydrogenase translates to MSNHYNIQQAAVIGAGTMGRGIVISLANAGIPVLWLDNNPQMVEAGLQMAEDTWAQNVAKGRISTGEASLRRSRIQQVGNYADLAGVDLVIEAVYENLELKQEIFRSLDSIVKSGAILASNTSALDIDAIAAVTARPQDVLGLHFFSPAHIMKLLEIVRGAQTAPAVLDAALALGQRIGKVSVVAGNCDGFIGNRMLHTYVFEARSMLLEGAYPHQVDSALQGFGFAMGPFRMYDVVGIDLEWRARELAGKGQDVPQVQVDNRLCELGRFGQKSGKGYYTYAPGSRQAEHDPEVDALVQREGERLGYQRRSIGQEEILSRCLLALVNEGAKILEENIAANSHDIDLVYLNGYGFPADKGGPMAWADAQGLAAIRERLLQLAERFGAHWQPAALIDRLVADGKQFSDVQEGQA, encoded by the coding sequence ATGAGTAACCACTACAACATCCAGCAGGCCGCCGTGATCGGCGCCGGCACCATGGGCCGCGGTATCGTCATCAGCCTGGCCAATGCCGGTATTCCTGTGCTGTGGCTGGACAACAACCCGCAGATGGTCGAAGCCGGCCTGCAGATGGCCGAAGACACCTGGGCGCAGAACGTCGCCAAGGGCCGCATCAGCACCGGCGAAGCCAGCCTGCGCCGCTCGCGCATCCAGCAGGTGGGCAACTACGCCGACCTGGCCGGAGTCGACCTGGTGATCGAGGCGGTGTACGAAAACCTCGAACTCAAGCAGGAAATCTTCCGCAGCCTAGACAGCATTGTGAAATCGGGCGCGATCCTCGCCAGCAACACCTCGGCGCTGGACATCGACGCCATCGCCGCCGTCACCGCCCGCCCGCAGGACGTGCTCGGCCTGCACTTCTTCAGCCCGGCACACATCATGAAGCTGCTGGAAATCGTCCGTGGCGCCCAGACCGCCCCAGCCGTGCTCGACGCCGCCCTGGCCCTCGGCCAGCGCATCGGCAAGGTCAGCGTGGTGGCCGGCAACTGCGACGGTTTCATCGGCAACCGCATGCTGCATACCTATGTGTTCGAGGCGCGCAGCATGCTGCTGGAAGGCGCCTACCCACACCAGGTCGACAGCGCCCTGCAGGGCTTCGGCTTCGCCATGGGCCCGTTCCGCATGTACGACGTGGTCGGCATCGACCTCGAATGGCGCGCCCGCGAGCTGGCCGGCAAGGGCCAGGATGTACCCCAGGTACAGGTCGACAACCGCCTGTGCGAACTCGGCCGCTTCGGCCAGAAGTCCGGCAAGGGCTACTACACCTACGCGCCGGGCAGCCGCCAGGCCGAGCACGACCCGGAAGTGGACGCCCTGGTGCAGCGCGAGGGCGAGCGCCTCGGCTACCAGCGCCGCAGCATCGGCCAGGAAGAAATCCTCAGCCGCTGCCTGCTGGCGCTGGTCAACGAAGGGGCGAAGATCCTCGAGGAGAACATCGCCGCCAACAGCCATGACATCGACCTGGTGTACCTGAATGGCTACGGCTTCCCCGCCGACAAGGGCGGGCCGATGGCCTGGGCCGACGCCCAGGGCCTGGCCGCCATCCGCGAGCGCCTGCTGCAACTGGCCGAACGCTTCGGCGCGCACTGGCAACCGGCCGCGCTGATCGACCGCCTGGTGGCCGACGGCAAGCAATTCAGCGACGTACAGGAGGGCCAGGCATGA
- a CDS encoding WbuC family cupin fold metalloprotein yields the protein MRPAAFLDRQLFAALSGQASASPRQRVHHNLHAMSEPCHRLLVGLQPDTYIPPHRHLAADKAETLLVLQGRFGLLLFAEDGSLQDCRLLEAGGECLGVDLAPGQFHALVVLQADSVLFECKAGPYRPLGEGEQATWAPAEGDPAAPAYLAWMRTQFPL from the coding sequence ATGCGCCCGGCGGCCTTCCTCGACCGCCAGCTGTTCGCCGCCTTGAGCGGGCAGGCCTCGGCCAGCCCGCGCCAGCGCGTCCACCATAACCTGCATGCCATGAGCGAGCCCTGCCACCGTCTGCTGGTAGGGCTGCAGCCCGACACCTATATCCCGCCCCATCGCCACCTGGCGGCCGACAAGGCCGAGACCCTGCTGGTGCTGCAAGGTCGCTTCGGCCTGCTGCTGTTCGCCGAAGACGGCAGCCTGCAGGACTGCCGCCTGCTCGAAGCCGGCGGCGAGTGCCTGGGTGTCGACCTGGCGCCCGGCCAGTTCCATGCCCTGGTGGTGCTGCAGGCCGACAGCGTGCTGTTCGAGTGCAAGGCCGGCCCTTACCGTCCGCTGGGCGAGGGCGAACAGGCCACCTGGGCGCCGGCCGAGGGCGACCCGGCGGCGCCTGCCTACCTGGCCTGGATGCGCACCCAGTTTCCCCTGTGA
- a CDS encoding PA4642 family protein, with amino-acid sequence MRKDKKQVIGEEISDESIKLFLSVEPADATPPSLHKLVKAYRGLRIDDFERFLGFFKDAGYDLNARDAQGHDFIELIQDQRLAEPYVEAIKAARG; translated from the coding sequence ATGCGTAAAGACAAGAAACAGGTGATTGGCGAAGAAATCAGCGATGAGTCGATCAAGCTGTTCCTCTCGGTCGAGCCGGCCGATGCCACGCCGCCCTCGCTGCACAAGCTGGTCAAGGCCTACCGCGGCCTGCGTATCGACGATTTCGAACGTTTCCTCGGCTTCTTCAAGGACGCTGGCTACGACCTGAATGCCCGGGACGCCCAGGGCCATGACTTCATCGAGCTGATCCAGGATCAGCGCCTGGCCGAGCCCTATGTCGAGGCGATCAAGGCCGCCCGCGGCTGA